The following are encoded in a window of Lacinutrix sp. WUR7 genomic DNA:
- the purU gene encoding formyltetrahydrofolate deformylase, with protein MKKLTILINCKDQSGIIATVTNFIANNNGNIVYIDQHVDREQDIFFMRLEGEFEAISFNTEAFKENFKSNLAEQFKMKWRIYSAEDKPKMALFVSKYDHCLYDILGRYNSGELDVEIPFIISNHNTLKPIADSFNIPFYHIPVTKDTKPEAEEQQLKLCKEFGIHFIVLARYMQIVSSKVISQYNNKVINIHHSFLPAFVGAKPYHSAYKRGVKIIGATSHYVTEELDAGPIIEQDVARVSHTHAIEDLIAKGRDLEKIVLANAIKLHIKRKVMVYNNKTVIFS; from the coding sequence ATGAAAAAACTAACCATACTTATAAACTGTAAGGATCAATCTGGAATTATTGCAACTGTCACCAATTTTATAGCGAATAATAACGGAAACATTGTATATATAGATCAGCATGTAGATAGAGAACAAGACATTTTCTTTATGCGTTTAGAGGGAGAATTTGAAGCAATTTCTTTTAATACGGAAGCTTTTAAAGAAAACTTCAAATCTAATTTGGCCGAACAATTTAAAATGAAATGGCGTATTTATTCTGCCGAAGACAAGCCAAAAATGGCGTTGTTTGTTTCTAAATACGACCATTGTTTATACGATATTTTAGGTCGTTATAACTCTGGAGAATTAGATGTAGAGATTCCGTTTATTATAAGTAATCACAATACTTTAAAACCTATTGCAGATAGTTTCAATATTCCATTTTATCATATTCCAGTAACTAAAGACACGAAACCGGAAGCCGAAGAACAACAATTAAAATTATGTAAAGAGTTTGGTATTCATTTTATTGTATTGGCACGTTATATGCAAATTGTATCTAGCAAAGTAATAAGTCAGTACAACAACAAAGTCATCAATATTCACCATTCTTTTTTACCCGCTTTTGTTGGCGCAAAGCCATATCATTCTGCCTATAAACGCGGCGTGAAAATTATTGGAGCAACCAGTCATTATGTTACCGAAGAATTAGATGCTGGACCAATTATAGAACAAGATGTTGCTCGTGTTTCTCATACACATGCCATTGAAGATTTAATTGCCAAAGGACGCGATTTAGAAAAAATAGTATTAGCCAATGCTATTAAACTGCATATTAAACGTAAAGTGATGGTTTATAATAATAAAACAGTGATTTTCTCGTAG
- a CDS encoding methylmalonyl-CoA mutase family protein: MTQATPYKPKYKVRIVTAAALFDGHDASINIMRRIIQSTGVEVIHLGHDRSVDEVVNTAIQEDANAICLTSYQGGHNEYFKYMYDLLKERGAEHIKIFGGGGGVILPSEIKDLMDYGIARIYSPDDGRAMGLQGMINDLVEQSDFAIGDVLNGELDILPTKNAKAIARVISSAENFPEVAKDTLDKIHIKNKNSKTPVLGITGTGGAGKSSLVDELVRRFLIDFPEKTIGLVSVDPSKRKTGGALLGDRIRMNAINSPRVYMRSLATRQSNLALSKYVNEAVQVLKAAEYDLIILETSGIGQSDTEIMEHSDVALYVMTPEFGAATQLEKIDMLDFADLVAINKFDKRGSLDALRDVKKQYMRNNNLWDVHQDDLPVYGTIASQFNDPGMNTLYKAIMDKLVEKTDSDLKSTFHISDEMSEKIFVIPPSRTRYLSEIAESNRAYDKTARTQEEVAQKLYGIFKTIGSVAGVTLSAVERSFIGKLGLNEEEILLQAQNDTDKEFLNLLIKEFDRVKLNLDPYNWEVITGWDEKVNKYKNPIYTFKVRDKEIKIETHTESLSHLQIPRIALPKYQAWGDLLKWSLQENVPGEFPYTSGLYPFKRTGEDPARMFAGEGGPERTNRRFHYVSAGLPAKRLSTAFDSVTLYGNDPDLRPDIYGKIGNAGVSICCLDDAKKLYSGFDLANVMTSVSMTINGPAPMLLGFFMNAAIDQQCEFYIKENGLEKEVEAKIAKIYKGKIRPSYNGELPEGNNGLGLMLLGVTGDKVLPADVYAEIKKNTIAQVRGTVQADILKEDQAQNTCIFSTEFALRLMGDVQEYFIENNVRNFYSVSISGYHIAEAGANPITQLALTLSNGFTYVEYYLSRGMDINKFGPNLSFFFSNGIDPEYAVIGRVARKIWAKAMKHKYGANARAQMLKYHIQTSGRSLHAQEIDFNDIRTTLQALYAIYDNCNSLHTNAYDEAITTPTEESVRRAMAIQLIINKELGLAKNENPIQGSFIIEELTDLVEEAVLLEFDRITERGGVLGAMETMYQRSKIQEESLYYETLKHNGKFPIIGVNTFLSSKGSPTVIPAEVIRATEEEKQFQIKTLANLHDANETKALLKDLQEKAIHNENIFEALMEVCKVCSLGEITASLFEVGGQYRRNM; this comes from the coding sequence ATGACACAAGCAACACCATACAAGCCAAAATATAAAGTACGAATCGTTACTGCAGCAGCATTATTTGATGGTCATGATGCATCCATAAATATTATGCGTCGTATAATTCAATCTACAGGAGTAGAAGTCATCCATTTAGGGCATGACAGAAGTGTAGATGAGGTTGTAAATACAGCCATTCAAGAAGATGCAAATGCTATTTGTTTAACTTCTTACCAAGGTGGACATAACGAGTATTTTAAATATATGTACGATCTTTTAAAAGAAAGAGGTGCAGAACACATCAAGATTTTTGGTGGTGGTGGCGGTGTAATCCTTCCGTCTGAAATTAAAGATTTAATGGATTATGGTATTGCACGTATCTACTCTCCAGATGATGGTCGTGCCATGGGATTACAAGGTATGATTAACGATCTAGTGGAGCAATCGGACTTTGCTATTGGTGATGTTTTAAATGGGGAATTAGATATTTTACCAACTAAAAATGCAAAAGCAATTGCTAGAGTAATTTCTTCTGCAGAAAATTTTCCAGAGGTTGCCAAAGACACCTTAGATAAGATTCATATAAAAAATAAGAATTCTAAAACACCAGTTTTAGGAATCACAGGAACTGGAGGAGCAGGAAAATCTTCTTTAGTAGATGAATTGGTTCGTCGCTTTTTAATCGACTTCCCAGAAAAAACGATCGGTTTAGTTTCTGTCGATCCTTCTAAACGTAAAACAGGTGGTGCCCTTTTAGGGGATAGGATTCGAATGAATGCTATCAATTCACCAAGAGTATATATGCGTAGTTTGGCTACTCGTCAATCTAATTTAGCATTATCAAAATATGTAAATGAGGCAGTTCAAGTTTTAAAAGCTGCGGAATATGATTTAATTATTTTAGAGACTTCAGGAATCGGACAATCCGATACCGAAATCATGGAACATTCTGATGTTGCATTATACGTGATGACTCCAGAATTTGGTGCAGCAACCCAATTAGAGAAAATTGACATGTTGGATTTTGCGGATCTCGTTGCTATCAATAAATTTGATAAGCGTGGTTCTTTAGATGCCTTACGTGATGTGAAAAAACAATACATGCGAAACAATAATCTTTGGGATGTGCATCAAGATGATTTACCAGTTTATGGTACCATCGCTTCGCAATTTAACGATCCAGGAATGAATACGCTGTACAAAGCGATCATGGATAAGTTAGTGGAGAAAACAGATTCGGATTTAAAATCGACCTTCCATATTTCAGATGAAATGAGCGAGAAGATTTTTGTGATTCCTCCATCAAGAACACGTTACCTTTCTGAAATTGCCGAGAGTAATCGTGCCTATGATAAAACAGCAAGAACGCAAGAGGAAGTTGCGCAGAAGCTATACGGTATTTTTAAAACCATTGGTTCTGTTGCAGGTGTCACCTTGAGCGCAGTCGAAAGGTCTTTCATTGGAAAGTTAGGATTAAATGAGGAAGAGATTCTTCTACAAGCTCAGAATGACACAGATAAAGAATTTTTAAATCTTCTTATTAAAGAATTTGACCGCGTAAAATTAAACTTAGATCCTTACAATTGGGAAGTAATTACCGGTTGGGACGAAAAAGTAAATAAATACAAAAACCCGATCTATACTTTTAAAGTAAGAGATAAAGAAATAAAAATAGAAACGCATACCGAATCGTTATCTCATTTACAAATTCCAAGAATAGCCTTACCAAAGTATCAAGCTTGGGGAGATTTATTAAAATGGAGTTTGCAAGAAAACGTACCTGGAGAATTTCCATATACTTCTGGGTTGTATCCTTTTAAACGTACCGGAGAAGATCCAGCACGTATGTTTGCAGGAGAAGGTGGACCAGAACGTACCAATAGACGTTTTCACTATGTAAGTGCAGGATTACCAGCAAAACGCTTGTCGACAGCTTTTGATAGTGTAACGCTTTACGGAAACGATCCAGATTTAAGACCAGATATTTACGGTAAAATTGGTAATGCTGGAGTTTCCATCTGTTGTTTAGATGATGCTAAGAAACTGTATTCTGGGTTCGATTTAGCAAATGTAATGACTTCGGTAAGTATGACTATAAATGGTCCTGCGCCAATGTTATTAGGTTTCTTTATGAATGCTGCCATTGACCAACAATGTGAATTTTACATTAAAGAAAATGGTCTAGAAAAAGAAGTAGAAGCAAAAATTGCTAAAATTTATAAAGGTAAAATTCGTCCATCTTATAATGGCGAATTACCAGAAGGAAACAATGGTTTAGGTTTAATGCTTCTTGGTGTTACAGGAGATAAAGTATTACCAGCAGACGTGTACGCAGAAATTAAAAAGAACACGATTGCGCAAGTTAGAGGAACCGTTCAAGCAGATATTTTAAAAGAAGATCAAGCACAAAACACGTGTATTTTTTCTACAGAATTTGCATTGCGTTTAATGGGAGATGTGCAAGAATATTTTATCGAGAATAATGTACGTAACTTCTATTCGGTTTCTATTTCTGGATACCATATAGCAGAAGCAGGAGCAAATCCGATTACACAATTAGCGCTGACCTTATCTAATGGTTTCACGTACGTGGAATATTATTTAAGTCGTGGTATGGACATCAATAAATTTGGTCCAAACCTATCCTTCTTTTTCTCTAACGGAATTGATCCAGAATACGCCGTAATTGGTCGTGTAGCACGTAAAATTTGGGCAAAAGCAATGAAGCACAAATATGGAGCAAATGCAAGAGCGCAAATGTTGAAGTATCATATTCAAACTTCGGGACGAAGTTTACACGCACAAGAAATTGACTTTAATGATATTCGTACAACACTTCAAGCATTGTATGCTATTTATGATAACTGTAATTCCTTACATACAAATGCATATGACGAAGCGATTACTACGCCAACGGAAGAATCGGTTAGACGTGCAATGGCAATTCAATTAATTATCAATAAAGAATTAGGTTTAGCTAAAAATGAAAATCCAATTCAAGGATCTTTTATTATCGAGGAATTAACCGATTTAGTAGAAGAAGCTGTGCTTTTAGAATTCGACAGAATTACAGAAAGAGGTGGTGTTTTAGGTGCTATGGAAACCATGTACCAACGTAGCAAAATACAAGAAGAAAGTCTGTATTATGAAACTTTAAAACATAACGGGAAGTTCCCAATTATTGGTGTAAATACTTTCTTAAGTTCTAAAGGATCACCAACGGTTATTCCTGCGGAAGTGATTAGAGCAACAGAAGAAGAAAAGCAATTTCAGATTAAAACATTGGCAAATCTTCATGATGCAAATGAAACAAAAGCATTATTAAAAGATTTACAAGAGAAAGCAATCCATAACGAAAATATTTTTGAAGCTTTAATGGAAGTTTGTAAAGTATGTTCCTTAGGTGAAATTACTGCTTCTTTATTTGAAGTTGGCGGACAGTATAGACGGAATATGTAA
- a CDS encoding OsmC family protein, with translation MSIKHTFKATVNWTINEGESTQNPRIFSRNHEVFIDNKATPLHVSAAKTFRGDDALYNPEDLLLSALTSCHMMSYLYVCAQNNVEVVSYTDHAEGDLEVAASGSGSFKTVRLKPVVTIKNASQKELALRLHEKANSLCFIANSCNFPIAHEATIVVQ, from the coding sequence ATGTCTATCAAACACACTTTTAAAGCAACCGTAAATTGGACAATAAACGAAGGAGAAAGCACGCAAAATCCAAGAATCTTCAGTCGAAATCATGAAGTTTTCATTGACAACAAAGCAACACCATTGCATGTGTCTGCAGCAAAAACCTTTAGAGGTGACGATGCATTATACAATCCGGAAGATTTATTATTATCTGCTTTAACTTCCTGTCACATGATGTCTTATTTATACGTGTGTGCTCAAAATAATGTCGAAGTAGTAAGCTATACCGATCATGCAGAAGGAGATTTAGAAGTTGCAGCTTCAGGAAGTGGAAGTTTTAAAACGGTACGATTAAAACCAGTAGTAACCATAAAAAATGCTAGTCAAAAAGAATTGGCTTTACGTTTACATGAAAAGGCAAATAGTTTATGCTTTATAGCTAATTCGTGTAATTTTCCAATTGCTCATGAGGCGACTATAGTGGTTCAATAA
- a CDS encoding sigma-70 family RNA polymerase sigma factor, producing the protein MKTQDIWELHADDIKYFIFSKVKDAVVAEDLLQETFIKVHTKLNTLKDEDKLKSWLFAIARYTVLDYFRSKKVVYETTDEDFIFEEQKLEHTEIDCLHGIIKSLPKKYRDPLFLSDIKGVKQQQIAEQLHLPLPTIKSQIQRGRKMIAQGFVDCCDFVINEEGFLVGEIKDKADCKMCH; encoded by the coding sequence ATGAAAACTCAAGACATTTGGGAATTGCATGCAGACGACATCAAATATTTTATATTCAGTAAAGTAAAAGATGCCGTTGTTGCTGAAGATTTACTCCAAGAAACATTCATTAAAGTGCATACCAAACTAAACACTTTAAAAGACGAAGACAAATTGAAGTCTTGGTTATTCGCTATAGCAAGGTATACCGTTTTAGATTATTTTAGAAGTAAAAAAGTGGTGTATGAAACTACAGATGAAGATTTTATTTTTGAAGAACAAAAACTAGAGCATACTGAAATAGATTGTTTGCATGGTATTATTAAAAGCTTACCTAAAAAGTATAGAGATCCTTTGTTTTTAAGTGATATAAAAGGTGTCAAACAACAACAAATAGCAGAACAATTGCACCTACCATTACCTACCATAAAATCCCAGATACAACGTGGTCGAAAAATGATTGCACAAGGTTTTGTAGACTGTTGCGACTTTGTAATAAATGAAGAAGGTTTTTTAGTTGGAGAAATCAAAGACAAAGCAGACTGTAAAATGTGTCATTAA
- a CDS encoding DEAD/DEAH box helicase, with translation MSFKKLNPVLKEALETLNYEAPLPFQKEILPKIKGGANVYGLAPKGSGKTTALIIAIIHKLKAEAFEDSPRALVIVKDKQAALDLKEEFEKYTRYMDLRIYAAYDEQTLDQQREEIYYGVDVLIATPKRLNKLYFMNSVHLGQLKLLALDDAEFLIRNNYHNDVLRVTESLAKCQYVLLAEKMHSKYERLQDTIMYNAQIVEGK, from the coding sequence ATGTCCTTTAAAAAATTAAATCCAGTATTAAAAGAAGCCTTAGAAACTCTTAATTATGAGGCACCTTTACCTTTTCAGAAAGAAATATTACCAAAGATAAAAGGAGGAGCAAATGTATACGGATTAGCTCCAAAAGGTTCTGGTAAAACGACAGCTTTAATCATAGCAATCATTCATAAATTAAAAGCAGAAGCTTTTGAAGATTCTCCTAGAGCATTAGTTATTGTAAAAGACAAGCAAGCCGCTTTAGACTTAAAAGAAGAGTTTGAAAAGTATACTAGATACATGGATTTAAGAATCTATGCAGCTTATGATGAGCAAACTTTAGACCAACAACGCGAGGAAATTTATTACGGAGTAGATGTTTTAATTGCAACACCAAAACGTTTGAACAAGCTTTACTTTATGAATAGTGTGCATTTAGGGCAACTTAAATTATTAGCTTTAGATGATGCTGAGTTTTTAATACGTAATAACTACCATAATGATGTTTTACGTGTTACCGAAAGTTTAGCGAAATGTCAATATGTGCTTTTAGCCGAAAAAATGCATTCTAAATATGAGCGTCTTCAAGATACAATTATGTACAATGCACAAATAGTAGAAGGGAAATAA
- a CDS encoding Lrp/AsnC family transcriptional regulator, with the protein MSLDNLNWKILKCLQENSRQSNAAIGRQVGITSPAVSERIKKMEDLGIIQNHITLISPFEVGYQLKALITLHAFMGKLKPFLEKVKTFDEVINCYRITGDENIVMEVILKNQKHLETFIDQLIVYGESKTQIILSHVVKNNAINKI; encoded by the coding sequence ATGAGCTTAGATAATCTTAATTGGAAGATACTGAAATGTTTGCAGGAAAATTCGCGACAATCTAATGCCGCTATTGGTAGGCAAGTTGGTATCACTTCTCCTGCAGTTTCCGAGCGTATTAAGAAGATGGAAGATTTGGGGATTATTCAAAACCATATCACATTAATTTCTCCTTTTGAGGTTGGTTATCAACTTAAAGCATTGATTACTTTACATGCTTTTATGGGGAAACTAAAGCCGTTTCTTGAGAAAGTGAAAACCTTTGATGAGGTTATTAATTGTTACCGAATTACGGGTGACGAAAACATTGTCATGGAAGTGATTTTAAAAAATCAAAAACACCTAGAAACATTTATCGACCAACTTATTGTGTATGGCGAAAGCAAAACGCAAATTATTCTTTCGCATGTTGTGAAGAATAATGCTATTAATAAGATTTAA
- a CDS encoding VOC family protein codes for MNLNQITIPSLDVEKAVVFYKILGLQLIVDALPRYVRFACPEGESTFSIHKVNALPKEQLIAIYFENDNLEKKVEELQDKGITFISKVEDKSWLWSEAHLQDLDGNHIILYKAGENRKNPPWRI; via the coding sequence ATGAATTTAAATCAAATTACTATTCCATCTTTAGATGTCGAAAAAGCGGTTGTGTTCTACAAAATTTTAGGCTTACAACTTATTGTAGATGCACTTCCTAGATATGTGCGTTTTGCATGTCCTGAAGGAGAAAGCACATTCTCTATTCACAAAGTAAATGCATTACCAAAAGAACAACTAATAGCTATCTATTTTGAAAATGATAATCTGGAAAAAAAAGTTGAAGAACTTCAAGATAAAGGTATTACATTTATTAGTAAAGTCGAAGATAAATCTTGGTTATGGAGTGAAGCACATTTACAGGATTTAGATGGAAACCATATTATTCTATATAAAGCTGGAGAAAATAGAAAAAATCCACCTTGGCGAATTTAA
- a CDS encoding MFS transporter — protein MKKLLHNYIDTFKGLSTEVWWLALITLINRAGTMVIPFLSLYLIEDLKFTLKDVGWIMSAFGLGSVAGSWLGGKLTDKIGYYKVMVRSLLLTGILFVALQFLNTFAALCIGIFLVMLVADMFRPAMFVALSAYSKPENKTRSVTLIRLAINLGFSAGPAVGGLIITKMNYSGLFWVDGITCILATMVMILVLNPKKAKIQDDILVENPESAYKDKSFLIFLVAMFLFGFIFLQYFSTMPIYYREKHFLSESQIGLLLGANGFFIFLLEMPLIKWLENSKYTKTGLMLFGVTLTALSFLVLNLTTWTGILIIGMFLMTVGEMIAFPFSNAFAMQRAKKGNQGEYMALYSIAFSIAHIFGHNAGMRLVDGFGFNNTWYIMAILGGVCAVLFLFLKVYMKNKNWKQ, from the coding sequence ATGAAAAAACTATTACATAATTACATAGATACATTTAAAGGACTCTCCACAGAAGTTTGGTGGCTTGCACTTATAACTTTAATCAATAGAGCCGGAACTATGGTGATTCCTTTTTTATCTCTATACCTAATAGAAGATTTAAAGTTCACACTTAAAGATGTAGGATGGATCATGTCTGCATTTGGATTAGGTTCTGTTGCAGGATCTTGGTTAGGCGGAAAATTAACCGACAAAATTGGCTATTACAAAGTAATGGTTAGAAGTTTATTATTAACGGGAATACTATTTGTAGCGCTTCAGTTCTTAAACACTTTTGCCGCTTTATGTATTGGTATTTTTCTAGTAATGCTAGTGGCAGATATGTTTCGTCCTGCCATGTTTGTTGCCTTGAGTGCGTATAGTAAACCAGAAAATAAAACTAGAAGTGTAACACTTATTCGTCTTGCCATAAACCTTGGTTTTTCTGCAGGACCAGCTGTTGGCGGGCTTATAATAACAAAAATGAACTATAGTGGTTTATTTTGGGTAGACGGTATTACTTGCATTCTAGCAACAATGGTAATGATTCTAGTATTAAATCCTAAAAAGGCAAAAATACAAGATGATATCCTTGTTGAAAACCCTGAATCGGCATATAAAGACAAGTCCTTTTTAATTTTTTTAGTGGCTATGTTTTTGTTTGGTTTTATTTTTCTGCAATACTTTTCTACCATGCCAATTTATTACAGAGAAAAACATTTTTTAAGCGAATCGCAAATAGGATTACTTTTAGGTGCAAATGGGTTTTTCATTTTTCTATTAGAAATGCCTCTAATTAAATGGCTAGAAAACTCCAAATACACCAAAACTGGTTTAATGCTTTTTGGTGTAACATTAACAGCACTTAGTTTTTTGGTATTAAACCTAACCACTTGGACAGGAATATTAATTATAGGAATGTTTTTAATGACTGTTGGAGAAATGATTGCTTTTCCGTTTTCTAATGCCTTTGCTATGCAACGTGCTAAAAAAGGAAATCAAGGAGAATATATGGCATTATACTCTATCGCTTTTTCTATTGCGCATATTTTTGGACATAATGCAGGAATGCGACTTGTAGATGGGTTTGGCTTTAATAACACTTGGTATATTATGGCTATACTAGGAGGTGTTTGTGCTGTCTTATTCCTCTTTTTAAAGGTATATATGAAGAATAAAAACTGGAAACAATGA
- a CDS encoding DUF1684 domain-containing protein produces the protein MKKLFYLLILTSVLSCAQEKQPLLGDTDWQREQNADFKDASKSPLKAKDRKTFRTLDFYKFDANFVVTAILERTPDSEWFKMKTTTDRVSKERVYGVLSFQLNGNTYRLDVYQGQDLMQKEGFEDYLFLPFIDNTNGDTTYGGGRYIDLRIPEGDTLTLDFNQAYNPFCAYNEKFSCPIVPRNNYVDESVEAGVKAFVK, from the coding sequence ATGAAAAAATTATTCTATCTATTGATATTGACATCTGTCTTAAGTTGTGCACAAGAAAAACAACCTTTATTAGGTGATACCGATTGGCAACGAGAACAGAATGCAGATTTTAAAGATGCTTCTAAATCGCCCTTAAAAGCTAAAGATAGAAAGACGTTTAGAACATTAGATTTTTATAAATTCGATGCTAATTTTGTAGTAACTGCTATTTTAGAAAGAACACCAGATTCGGAATGGTTTAAAATGAAAACCACTACAGATCGTGTTTCTAAAGAACGTGTTTATGGCGTTTTATCTTTTCAGTTAAACGGAAATACCTATCGTTTGGATGTTTATCAAGGTCAAGATTTAATGCAGAAAGAAGGTTTTGAAGACTATTTATTTCTTCCGTTTATAGATAATACGAATGGCGATACTACCTATGGTGGCGGACGATATATTGATTTGCGCATTCCGGAAGGAGATACTTTAACGCTTGACTTTAATCAGGCATACAATCCGTTTTGTGCGTATAATGAAAAGTTTTCTTGTCCGATTGTACCTAGAAATAATTATGTAGATGAAAGTGTTGAAGCAGGAGTGAAGGCTTTTGTGAAGTAG
- the crcB gene encoding fluoride efflux transporter CrcB — translation MKNLLLVFVGGGFGSVLRYIIGKYLNNTENGIPYGTFLANIIGSLLIGLILGYALKNNSLSSNQTVLLATGFCGGFTTFSTFAYENHLFLKSGDFTSFAIYTIASFVLGFLAVFLGMFLAK, via the coding sequence ATGAAGAATTTATTACTCGTATTTGTTGGTGGCGGTTTTGGTAGTGTTTTGCGTTATATTATTGGAAAATATTTAAATAACACTGAAAACGGAATCCCGTACGGAACATTTTTAGCCAATATAATAGGAAGCTTACTTATTGGATTAATTCTTGGTTATGCGCTTAAAAACAATAGTTTATCTTCTAACCAAACGGTATTATTAGCAACTGGTTTTTGTGGCGGTTTCACCACCTTTTCCACTTTTGCTTATGAAAATCATCTGTTTTTAAAATCTGGAGACTTCACCAGTTTTGCCATATACACGATTGCTAGTTTTGTTTTAGGATTTCTAGCTGTCTTTTTAGGAATGTTTTTAGCAAAGTAA
- a CDS encoding GyrI-like domain-containing protein: protein MKIFKYVLFLLLILIVGFLIYVAVQPNSYDVKRTKLIKAPVAMVFNQINDFKNWENWGPWKAEDPTMTITYPEKTSGVGANYSWEGAEGPGYMETVALTPNTSIDQKISFAGMEPNDVYWLFKEVEDGTEVTWGMKHDKMNFMFKAFAAAQGGMEKNLGTMFDKGLNKLDTIVTEAFNKIPKVDYKLGDVVELTLPSQKFIGYIQKTSTDLPQEEMTKLFMEFMPKAGRYAADKLTPGDYIPGTYYTKWDEETKQAEFYIGLLLKKELAPAPGMTSFNIPAGKAVKIAKYGNYGSGDYQAHVKIGEYMQDKKLEMHGVSVWELYVNDPTTVKPEEIQTDIYYPIK, encoded by the coding sequence ATGAAAATTTTTAAGTACGTCCTATTTCTATTACTGATTTTAATTGTTGGTTTTTTAATTTATGTAGCTGTACAACCAAATAGCTATGATGTAAAAAGAACCAAATTAATTAAAGCTCCAGTAGCTATGGTTTTCAATCAGATTAACGATTTTAAAAACTGGGAAAACTGGGGTCCATGGAAAGCAGAAGATCCAACAATGACGATTACGTATCCTGAAAAAACTTCTGGTGTAGGTGCTAATTATTCATGGGAAGGTGCTGAAGGACCAGGTTATATGGAAACTGTTGCTCTAACACCTAATACATCTATAGATCAAAAAATATCTTTTGCAGGTATGGAACCAAATGATGTTTATTGGCTATTTAAGGAAGTGGAAGATGGCACAGAAGTAACTTGGGGAATGAAACATGACAAAATGAATTTTATGTTTAAAGCTTTTGCGGCAGCTCAAGGCGGAATGGAAAAAAACCTTGGTACCATGTTCGATAAAGGGCTTAATAAACTAGACACGATTGTAACCGAAGCTTTTAACAAAATACCAAAAGTAGATTACAAACTAGGCGATGTTGTGGAACTAACTTTACCTTCTCAGAAATTTATAGGCTATATTCAAAAAACATCTACCGATTTACCCCAAGAAGAAATGACAAAACTTTTCATGGAATTCATGCCAAAAGCAGGAAGATATGCTGCCGACAAATTAACACCTGGAGATTATATTCCCGGAACCTATTACACCAAATGGGATGAAGAAACGAAACAAGCGGAATTCTATATTGGCCTATTATTAAAAAAAGAATTAGCTCCTGCTCCTGGAATGACTTCTTTTAATATACCAGCAGGAAAAGCTGTTAAAATTGCCAAATATGGTAATTACGGTTCTGGTGATTATCAAGCACATGTAAAAATTGGAGAATACATGCAAGACAAAAAACTAGAAATGCATGGCGTATCTGTATGGGAATTATATGTTAATGATCCTACAACGGTTAAACCGGAAGAAATACAAACAGATATTTATTATCCTATAAAGTAA